The region AGCTATAAAAACCGCATCCTATCATAAAGTGATGCATAAAGGGACTGTTGGTCATTACCTAACCTAACCGATTCTTTTTAAAGATCTTTGGTTAACCACCGACGACGCTACGCACAAAACGCAATAAGGTTGAGCCGTTATTCTGATAACGCAGAGTTTGCGCACAGCTATACACCAGGGAGTCTCCTGCCGATAATTGATGCGTTCCATCACTCAGCTCCAAGGTCAACTCGCCATCAATCACATGCAGCAGCTCGTGCCAACCGTCTGGATCGGGTTCCGCCAGATAACCATCATTGGGGGCAAGGGTCCACATCCATAATTCCACTTGTTGAGTCGCGGTAAGTGAGCAGCACAGCACCGCTTTACTCTCCGGATGGGTACCACGCCAAGTTAAGATATTACGATTATGCGACTCGGTTTCGCTTGGGCTGACGATCTGCGCAAAACTGACGCCCAGTACCGCAGCTAACTGAGCTAACTTGGCTAAGCTAATGTTGGTGCTGCCATTTTCTAGTCCCGCCACCATTCGGCGACTGATGCCGGACTTATCCGCCAAAGCCTGCTGACTTAAATCCTGTTGTGCTCTTAATCGCTTTATATTCGCCGCAACGTATTCAAGTACACCTTCTGTTTCTTGCGTCATGAAAAACCTTTTGTGCAGTATATTGCACCATCATAATAAACGTGGTAGTTTGTGCACTATATTGCACAAAGCTAGGGAAATGACAACCAAAATGAACCAGATCTGGGCACAAAAAATCATGCCAAGAGCACCGCATCTCGCGATGATATTCGTCACTATGTTGTGGGGAACGACCTATCTCTTAGTCAAAGTCGGCTTGACATCGAGCTCACCGATGTTTTTCGTTGGCTGTCGCTTTGCCGCCGCGTTTGCTGCTATCGGTTTGTTCTCATTTAAGCATTTGATTCGCTGTACTAAATACGACCTATTTGCTGCTGCCGCGATCGGTTTTTCCATTACGATTGGTTATGGTTCACAAACCATTGGCCTACAGTACATTACGGGGTCGGAATCTGCGTTCTTCACTGCCCTTTTTGTTCCGTTCGTGCCCTTTATCATGTGGCTCGCGTTTCGCAAAATCCCCAGCAAAATGAGCTTACTTGGTATCGTGCTGGCGTTTATCGGCTTAGTATTTCTTTCCGGAAATAGTTTTATCGCGATTTCACTCAACTTTGGTCAATGGATTACGGTGTTGAGCGCCTTTGCGGTTGCCACCGAGATCATTCTGATCAGCTATTTTTCACCCAAAGTGAATTTGAAAAGCGTGACGGCTCTGCAATTGATGTTTGCCTCGCTGTTTGCGTTTTTGTCGATGCCTTTGGTCGGTGAGACCACCATTCCCCCATTTTCGATCACGTTAGTGACGCTAACTGTGGGCTTGGGGATCGCAAGTGCGTTTATTCAATTGGTGATGAACTGGGCACAACGTGTGGTTGCGCCATCAACGGCAGCGGTTATCTATGCAGGAGAACCCGTTTGGGCAGGCATTTACGGCCGTATGTTCGGCGAAATCCTCTCACCTTCCGCTCTTTTGGGTGGCACTTTAGTGGTCATCAGCGTGTTAGTCAGTGAGTATCGGCCAAAAAAACGCCGCCAAGCCAAAAAAGCGGCCGCGCATTAATCGATTACGGCCGGTTAATCGTGCCCACTAATGACTGAGTTCATTGTCCATCATCGTTACCAACAGTTTCAAAAAGGCACTTGGCGCCTTACCCAATTGACGACCCAAACGCGTAATAATGTGCGTTTGGGTCTGATTGAGTTGCGCATTTTTGACCGGTAAACAGTTAAGTCGCGTATCCCATTGCGGTTGGCTTTTGATAATAAAACCGGGAATCAACGTCACACCACCATGCGCAGCATAGCAGTGTAATGCGGTGAGATTATTACTAATGATATTAGGCGTGAGCGTGATATTTGTGTCGTTCTCTACCGCAGAAATGATCTGGCGAATACCGTGCGCGGTATCGGGTAATGCGATCGGATAGGGCTTTAACACACTCATTTTCAAAGGCAATGGCGCTTCATTTAACGGATGGCTTTTATCCACCACCACAGTGAGCGGATGCTGACAGTGATAGTGGCTGCGAATTTTCGGATGGGGCGGCGGATTGAAAATCACCCCGATATGGGCATTATCTTCAGTGATTTTGCGCATTACATCATTGCCACTGTGAATCGAGAGATGAATTTTCACGCCGGGAAACTGCTGAGAAAACTGGCTCATCACATGGGTGACCAGATTGATATAACCTTCCCCAATCGCCAATTCTATGGTTCCCGATTGCAGTCCGCGCAGTGACTTTAAGTTATCGAGCAGCAATTCCTGCTGTTGCAGATAGCTTTTGTAATAGGTCAACACCTCTTCGCCAGCTTCGGTGGGTTTTATCCCGCGTCGATGTCGTTCAATTAATACCGTATCAAGCTCTTGTTCTAAATGGCTAATCTGCCGACTCACTGCCGAAGGCGCTACATTAAGGTAATCAGCCGCCGCGCGCACGCTGCCATGTTGTACCGCTTCAAAGAAGAATTTTATTCGGTTTTCCTGCAAATAGCTCATGACCAATCCTTTGGTATGTGTGTTGCCCAAAACGCAACAAAGTTACGAGATGCGATTATTGTTCACAACAAAGCGCCTGTCTATACTCGCCAAGGTACACAAATAACTTAATTCATGTGCTACTCGCTTAAGCTATTTGCTTCGAGCTATTGACTTCAAGTTAATGACCTAGGAGAGCCGGGATCGCTTTCTTACGTTGCCTGATAGTCTGTGTGCCGGCCTGTGACAAACACAGCCTGCCCTATCAAATCGGGTCAAACCGGATAACTGACCCTCATTTAAAAAGGATTGAAAATGAACATCGGTGTAATCGGACTGGGCAATATGGGCTCAGGCATGGCGGCCACTCTGGCCAAAAAATCTTTCCCTGTCTTTGGTTTCGATCTCTCATCACAAGCGCTAGAGGCTATCGCGACGCAAGGTGTCACACCCGTTGCTCAATTTGCCGAATTGGTTGCGCTTTGTGATGTGGTGATTTTATCTCTGCCTAAAGCCCTTCATGTCGAACAAGTGTGTTTAGGCCATCACCAAAGTACCGAGAGCATTCTCGCCTTAGGCAAACCGGGGTTGATCGTCATTGATACCACCACATCAGAGGCGCAAACCAGTCGTAAGGTGGCAGCTGAACTGGCTAAACAAGGCATAGAGTTTCTAGATGCCCCCGTATCCGGCGGACCAGCAGGCGCAGCTTCTGGCACCATGAGCATGGTGATAGGCGGAAAAGAGAGTACCTTAGCCACCGTTATGCCCATTTTGGCAGCGATGAGCACCACCCAAGTGCACATTGGCGATGTTGGTGCGGGCAATATTGCCAAAATCGCCAATAACTTACTTTGCGCAGCGCACCTTATCACCACGGCGGAAGTGGTGAGCCTGGCTCAGCACGCAGGAGTCGATGCCGACAAAGTCCTCGCTGGCATTAACGCAGGCTCAGGACGCAGTGGCGTTAGCCAAGTGAACTTTGCTAAATGGATTCTCAACGACACCTACAATTCAGGCTTTACCATGGGGTTAATGCGCAAAGACGTAGGTTTAGCACAAAACCTCTGCGAGACGTTAAATCTCTCCCTTCCTCTGAGTGAAACCGTCATGGATTTGTGGCGACAAAGCAGCGAATCGTTAGCTGATAACGAAGATTTCAATGCCATCGTAAAACTCTCCGATAGCCAACTCTATTAAAAGGAATCAATAACATGGAAAAGTTATTTACCACAATGCTCGACCTTTTACACACCGATACCATAGGTAGCTGGGTGAATGGCCAGATTGAACTGGGTAGCGGTGAGCTGATTGAATTGATCAACGCCGATGACGAAACGGTGATGTTGCGTTATCAAGATGCAGACCCTGCGATTGCGGCCACCATTGATGAAGCGGCGCAACGCGCACAACAAGAGTGGTGGGCCATGCCTGCCAAGACCCGTGGTCGCATCCTGTATCAAATCGGCACTGAAATTCGTAAAGAAGCCGAGGCATTAGGTTGGGTGGAATCGCTCTCCACCAATAAACCGCTGAATAATGCCAAGGCAGAGATCCTGATCGTCGCCGAAATGTTTGAATACTATGCAGGCTGGGCGGACAAACTGCATGGTGAAGTGATTCCAGTGCCAACCACCCATCTCAACTACGTCAAATACGAAGCGATGGGCACTATTTTACAAATGACACCATGGAATGCCGCTTTCTTTACCGCCGGTTGGCAAGTTGCCCCTGCGTTAGCAGCCGGGAACGCCGTGATTTTAAAACCCTCGGAGCTAACGCCAATCACCTCCTTGATGCTCGGCGCACTGATTGAACGTGCTGGCGCACCAAAAGGCTTAGTCAACGTCGTCGCTGGCTACGGTCACACCATAGGTCAAACCTTAATTGCCAAAGCCAACATTCGCAAAGTGTGCTTTGTTGGCTCACCGAAAACGGGCGCGCACATCGCAACGGCGGCAGCCAAACGCTGTATTCCATGTGTCTTAGAGCTCGGTGGCAAATCTGCCAACATTGTGTTTGCCGATGCGAACTTAGATCAGGCAATGAAAGGGGCAATGGCTGCTATCTTTGGCGGTTCAGGACAAAGCTGTGTATCAGGATCGCGTCTTCTCGTCCAAGAAAGCATTTTTGAAAAATTCGTCGCTTCGGTGGCGAAAGCGGCGCAACAAATTCGTGTTGGTCATCCACAACATGCCGATTCAGACATCGGCCCAGTCAATAACCGCAAGCAATACGATCACATCTGCAATATGCTGGCGATTGGCGAACAAGAGGGTGCCAAAGTGGTTGCGGGCACCACACCGATTCCTGAGCGCGATGGTTTTTACATTAATCCCACCGTACTCGCCGGAAACAACCAAATGACGGTCGCCCAAGAGGAGATCTTTGGCCCTGTTGTGGTGGCCATTCCGTTTAAAGATGAAGCCGATGCAATTGCTCTTGCCAATGACAGTCAGTTTGGGTTGGCTGGCGCAGTCTGGACCAATGATGTTGCGCGCGCGCATCGCGTTGCCGATCAAGTGAAAGCAGGGACATTTTGGATCAACAGTTACAAAACCATCCATGTCAGCTCACCTTTTGGCGGCTATCGTAACAGCGGTTACGGCCGTTCATCTGGCTTGGAAGTATTACGAGAATACTGTGAAGTGAAGAGTGTCTGGGTTGAAACCTCAGCACAACCAGCCTTTAGTTTTAACTACGGAACAGTAGAAGGATAAAATATGACGATTGCTCAGTCGTTACTCACCGAAGTCAAAGCATGGCGTCGTGATTTACATCGTTACCCAGAATTGGGCTTTGCCGAACATCGCACTGCCGCTCAAGTGGCAGCGCTATTGCAAGAATTTGGCCTTGAAGTCCATACCGGTCTTGGCGGTACTGGAGTCGTTGGCACATTGAAAAACGGGGACGGACCAACCATAGGACTGCGCGCCGATATGGATGCCCTGCCCTTTGCTGAACTTGGCGACATCGAACATAAATCGTGTCATCACGGCGCCATGCACGCCTGTGGTCACGATGGACACACTGCCATTTTGCTCGGTACAGCGAAACTTCTTGCTCAAACCCGTCGCTTCTCTGGGACGGTGCATTTTGTTTTTCAACCGGCGGAGGAGAACTTGGGCGGCGCACTCAAAATGGTCGATGATGGACTGTTTACCCTCTTTCCTATGGACGCGATTTATGGCCTACACAACTGGCCGGGCTTGCCTGTAGGTACGCTTGCGGTCAATGAAGGGGCGATGATGGCATCACTCGATACCTTCAAAATCACCTTAACGGGCAAAAGTTGCCACGCCGCGATGCCAGAAAATGGTCACGACCCAATCGTGGCTTCTGCAGAGCTGGTCACTGCGCTGCAAACCATCACCGCCAGACGACTCTCTCCTTTGCAGGCAGCCGTGGTCAGCGTGACTAAAATCCAAGGTGGCGAAGCAATCAACATCATCCCTGAGAAAGTGGTGTTGGAAGGCACCTATCGCTGCCTCGATAAGGGTGTGCGCGCCAAAGTAAAATCCCTGATCGGAGAACTCGCCAGCTCAGTACCTGCAGCGCATCATGTGCAAGCACAGGTTGAGTTTTTTGATGGGTATTCAGTAACAACCAACCATGCCACTCAAGCGCAACAGGTTCGCGATGCGGGCATTGCCGCTCTTGGGGAAAGTAAGGTGCATTGGAACATCTTGCCTTGCATGGCGTCGGAAGACTTCTCTTATATGCTCGAACACTGCCCTGGTGCCTATTTCTGGCTCGGAGCCGACGGTTCTACCCCCTCCAAACCGCTGCACAATGCCTATTACGACTTCAATGATGACATCATCGAAACTGGGATGACCGTTTGGCAGGAACTCGTAGAGCGCCTGCTTAAATAAACATCGCTTTTGAAATCATCTTTTTTGATACCGCCCAACTGGGCGGTATTTTTATATAAAACCAGTTCATTATCAGAAAAATCCCACACTAAGCGACAAAATAAGCACTTTTGTTTTGCGCTCTTACTCACCCTATCACTGAATCTACGCCACTATTTACTTAAACAACGCCACCATTTGCTTAAACAACGCGATAACATCTTGTTTTCTAATAAGTCACTTCATTTCCTTGATGAATAAGCGCGAGCAGCTACGCTGGCGGCTCATTGTTACCTACAT is a window of Vibrio porteresiae DSM 19223 DNA encoding:
- a CDS encoding helix-turn-helix domain-containing protein; amino-acid sequence: MTQETEGVLEYVAANIKRLRAQQDLSQQALADKSGISRRMVAGLENGSTNISLAKLAQLAAVLGVSFAQIVSPSETESHNRNILTWRGTHPESKAVLCCSLTATQQVELWMWTLAPNDGYLAEPDPDGWHELLHVIDGELTLELSDGTHQLSAGDSLVYSCAQTLRYQNNGSTLLRFVRSVVGG
- a CDS encoding DMT family transporter produces the protein MTTKMNQIWAQKIMPRAPHLAMIFVTMLWGTTYLLVKVGLTSSSPMFFVGCRFAAAFAAIGLFSFKHLIRCTKYDLFAAAAIGFSITIGYGSQTIGLQYITGSESAFFTALFVPFVPFIMWLAFRKIPSKMSLLGIVLAFIGLVFLSGNSFIAISLNFGQWITVLSAFAVATEIILISYFSPKVNLKSVTALQLMFASLFAFLSMPLVGETTIPPFSITLVTLTVGLGIASAFIQLVMNWAQRVVAPSTAAVIYAGEPVWAGIYGRMFGEILSPSALLGGTLVVISVLVSEYRPKKRRQAKKAAAH
- a CDS encoding LysR family transcriptional regulator, producing the protein MSYLQENRIKFFFEAVQHGSVRAAADYLNVAPSAVSRQISHLEQELDTVLIERHRRGIKPTEAGEEVLTYYKSYLQQQELLLDNLKSLRGLQSGTIELAIGEGYINLVTHVMSQFSQQFPGVKIHLSIHSGNDVMRKITEDNAHIGVIFNPPPHPKIRSHYHCQHPLTVVVDKSHPLNEAPLPLKMSVLKPYPIALPDTAHGIRQIISAVENDTNITLTPNIISNNLTALHCYAAHGGVTLIPGFIIKSQPQWDTRLNCLPVKNAQLNQTQTHIITRLGRQLGKAPSAFLKLLVTMMDNELSH
- a CDS encoding NAD(P)-dependent oxidoreductase encodes the protein MNIGVIGLGNMGSGMAATLAKKSFPVFGFDLSSQALEAIATQGVTPVAQFAELVALCDVVILSLPKALHVEQVCLGHHQSTESILALGKPGLIVIDTTTSEAQTSRKVAAELAKQGIEFLDAPVSGGPAGAASGTMSMVIGGKESTLATVMPILAAMSTTQVHIGDVGAGNIAKIANNLLCAAHLITTAEVVSLAQHAGVDADKVLAGINAGSGRSGVSQVNFAKWILNDTYNSGFTMGLMRKDVGLAQNLCETLNLSLPLSETVMDLWRQSSESLADNEDFNAIVKLSDSQLY
- a CDS encoding aldehyde dehydrogenase family protein; translated protein: MEKLFTTMLDLLHTDTIGSWVNGQIELGSGELIELINADDETVMLRYQDADPAIAATIDEAAQRAQQEWWAMPAKTRGRILYQIGTEIRKEAEALGWVESLSTNKPLNNAKAEILIVAEMFEYYAGWADKLHGEVIPVPTTHLNYVKYEAMGTILQMTPWNAAFFTAGWQVAPALAAGNAVILKPSELTPITSLMLGALIERAGAPKGLVNVVAGYGHTIGQTLIAKANIRKVCFVGSPKTGAHIATAAAKRCIPCVLELGGKSANIVFADANLDQAMKGAMAAIFGGSGQSCVSGSRLLVQESIFEKFVASVAKAAQQIRVGHPQHADSDIGPVNNRKQYDHICNMLAIGEQEGAKVVAGTTPIPERDGFYINPTVLAGNNQMTVAQEEIFGPVVVAIPFKDEADAIALANDSQFGLAGAVWTNDVARAHRVADQVKAGTFWINSYKTIHVSSPFGGYRNSGYGRSSGLEVLREYCEVKSVWVETSAQPAFSFNYGTVEG
- a CDS encoding M20 aminoacylase family protein — encoded protein: MTIAQSLLTEVKAWRRDLHRYPELGFAEHRTAAQVAALLQEFGLEVHTGLGGTGVVGTLKNGDGPTIGLRADMDALPFAELGDIEHKSCHHGAMHACGHDGHTAILLGTAKLLAQTRRFSGTVHFVFQPAEENLGGALKMVDDGLFTLFPMDAIYGLHNWPGLPVGTLAVNEGAMMASLDTFKITLTGKSCHAAMPENGHDPIVASAELVTALQTITARRLSPLQAAVVSVTKIQGGEAINIIPEKVVLEGTYRCLDKGVRAKVKSLIGELASSVPAAHHVQAQVEFFDGYSVTTNHATQAQQVRDAGIAALGESKVHWNILPCMASEDFSYMLEHCPGAYFWLGADGSTPSKPLHNAYYDFNDDIIETGMTVWQELVERLLK